CCAAGGAGAAACTGATTACCGATTTCCAGGAGAAGTCAAAGCGTATCCACACCATCAACCAATTGCTGAAGGCCTATACTCTGTTCGAGAAAGACACGGAGTATATCGTGACGCCGGACAACAAGGTGAAGATTGTGGATGAGCAGACGGGCCGTGTCATGGAGGGCCGCCGCTATTCTGATGGCCTGCACCAGGCCATTGAGGCGAAGGAGAACGTGAAGGTGGAGGATGCCACGCAGACCTATGCCACCGTTACGCTGCAGAACTACTTCCGCATGTACCACAAGCTGTCTGGTATGACGGGTACGGCCGAAACGGAGGCTGGCGAGTTCTGGGACATATATAAGCTGGACGTGGTGGTTATCCCGACAAACAAGCCCATCCAACGGAAAGACGAGCACGACAAGGTATATAAAACCGTGCGTGAGAAGTACAACGCCGTGGCCGACGAGATTGTGGAGCTGACCGAGAAAGGCCGTCCGGTGCTGGTGGGTACCACGTCGGTGGAAATCTCGGAGCTCCTGAGCCGCATGCTCACGCTGCGCAAGATCAGGCACCAGGTGCTGAACGCCAAGATGCACCAGAAAGAGGCGGAGATTGTGGCTGAGGCCGGGAAGCCAAGCACTGTAACCATCGCCACCAACATGGCCGGCCGCGGTACTGACATCAAGCTGGCCCCGGAGTCGAAAGCCGCCGGAGGTCTGGCCATTGTGGGCACAGAGCGCCACGAGTCACGCCGCGTAGACCGCCAGTTACGGGGCCGTGCCGGCCGCCAGGGAGACCCGGGTTCTTCGCAATTCTTCGTGTCGCTGGAGGATAACCTGATGCGCCTGTTCGGCTCTGACCGCATTGCCCGCCTCATGGACCGCATGGGCCTGGAGGAAGGCGAGGTGATTCAGCACTCCATGATCACCAACTCCATTGAGCGTGCGCAGAAGAAAGTGGAGGAAAACAACTTCGGGCAGCGCAAGCGCCTGCTGGAGTACGACGACGTGATGAACGCCCAGCGCGAGGTGGTGTACAAGCGCCGCCGCAACGCCCTGTACGGCGAGCGTCTGGAGCTGGATATCTGGAACATGATCTACGATATCAGCGAGGACGTGGTGGTGAGCTACAAGAACATCAACGACTACGAGAACTTCCAGCTGCATGTGCTGCGCGTGTTTGGCATCGAGGCAGCCATTACAGAAGAGGAGTTCAGGAGCACACAAACCAGCCAACTCGCCGAGCGCCTGTACAACCAGGCCCTGCAGCACTATATAGACAAGAACAAGAAAACCGGGGAACAGGCGTACCCTATCATCTCGGATATACACCAGAACCGCGGGCCGATGATCGAGAACGTGGCCGTGCCGTTTACCGACGGCAAGCGCCAACTGGCGGCTGTGGCGAACCTCACGAAGGCGTATGAGTCGCATGGGGCAGAGCTGATACGCGCCATGGAGAAAATCATCACGCTGGGCACCATCGACCAGGCCTGGACCGAGCACCTGCGCGAGATGGACAACCTGAAGCAGAGCGTGCAGAATGCGGTGTATGAGCAGAAAGACCCGCTGTTGATCTATAAGTTCGAGTCGTTCGAGCTGTTTAAGCGTATGATTGGCAAGGTGAACGAGCAGACCATCCAGTTCCTGTTCCATGCCTATATACCGGTGCAGGCGCCGCGGCCGCAGATGCAGCAGCCCGCAAGGCCGCCGCTGGCGCCGAAGCCGCCCGTGCTGAAAGAGCAGAAGCAGGAGGTGCATTCCTCGCTGGAGGATCAGTCAGGCCGCACCTCGGCACCAGCGCCGGAGCCGGAGAAAATCATGCCGGCCCACTCGCACAAGGTGGCCGGCCGCAACGACCGCGTGAACGTGCAGTATATGGACGGGCGCGTGCTGAAGGACGTCAAATACAAGACAGTGGAGGACGACCTGATGCACAACCGCTGCGTGCTGCTGGAAGAAAAGTAGAATGTATATATGGCAGGCACTGCGCCCGCTATATATCAGAAGATTCAAATAACCTGTAGAGGATGTAACCTGGGGGAGACCTCATCTTACGTCCTTTACTTTTACCAGAATAACATGCTTGCAGAAGAGCTTGCTGCCTATATAGACCACACGCAACTTCGGCCCGAGGCCACGGCGGCGCAGGTGGCGCAGCTTTGCGACGAGGCCCGGCATTATGGCTTCGCGGCGGTGTGCGTGCCCCCCTGCTATGTGCAGTTGGCCAAGGAGCGCCTGGGACCT
This window of the Pontibacter russatus genome carries:
- the secA gene encoding preprotein translocase subunit SecA, translated to MFDFFGKTVAKLFGTKSDRDIKEVIPYVSKINEEYRKLRDLSDDALRQKTAEIKRTLDERLKPTDDKIAALHQRIADEPELNIVQKESIFSEIDELEKERNKELEAVLMEVLPAGFAVVKETARRWKENGQMVVTATEHDRALAARKPNVQLDGDKAIWANKWMAAGNEITWDMLHYDVQLIGGVVLHQGKIAEMATGEGKTLVATLPAYLNALAKRGVHVVTVNDYLAKRDSEWMAPLFEFHGLTIDCIDKHQPNSEARRNAYRADITYGTNNEFGFDYLRDNMSREPQDLVQRKHHYAMVDEVDSVLIDDARTPLIISGPVPRGDEHEFYQLKPRIAMLVEAQRKVVSGFLTEAKRLIKEGNTQEGGLSLFRAYRGLPKSKPLIKFLSETGNRAIMQKTENHFLQDNSRQMPEADEPLYFTIDEKHNQIELTEKGIDLITGQGEDPNFYIMPDIGMEIANIENDKSLSHEEQLHAKEKLITDFQEKSKRIHTINQLLKAYTLFEKDTEYIVTPDNKVKIVDEQTGRVMEGRRYSDGLHQAIEAKENVKVEDATQTYATVTLQNYFRMYHKLSGMTGTAETEAGEFWDIYKLDVVVIPTNKPIQRKDEHDKVYKTVREKYNAVADEIVELTEKGRPVLVGTTSVEISELLSRMLTLRKIRHQVLNAKMHQKEAEIVAEAGKPSTVTIATNMAGRGTDIKLAPESKAAGGLAIVGTERHESRRVDRQLRGRAGRQGDPGSSQFFVSLEDNLMRLFGSDRIARLMDRMGLEEGEVIQHSMITNSIERAQKKVEENNFGQRKRLLEYDDVMNAQREVVYKRRRNALYGERLELDIWNMIYDISEDVVVSYKNINDYENFQLHVLRVFGIEAAITEEEFRSTQTSQLAERLYNQALQHYIDKNKKTGEQAYPIISDIHQNRGPMIENVAVPFTDGKRQLAAVANLTKAYESHGAELIRAMEKIITLGTIDQAWTEHLREMDNLKQSVQNAVYEQKDPLLIYKFESFELFKRMIGKVNEQTIQFLFHAYIPVQAPRPQMQQPARPPLAPKPPVLKEQKQEVHSSLEDQSGRTSAPAPEPEKIMPAHSHKVAGRNDRVNVQYMDGRVLKDVKYKTVEDDLMHNRCVLLEEK